CCCGGCATCGGGAGCCAACGACCGACAACCGCCGCCCACGCCAGCAGTGCGAGCGCGTAGGTGACGACGGCGACTATCGGGATGCGCCGGCGAGTGATCCGGTCCCGTAACGAGTCGTGTGCCCCCATGGTAGCGTAGAGTACCGTCCGACCGCGGTCAGGAGTTCGCCAGCTCGAAGTCGCCGAGGTAGGCGTTGTTCCCCGAGACGTCCCACTCGAACTGGTCGTCGTAGGCGACGGTGGCCGTCGTCGACTTGCCCGTCTGCACCACGTGACTCTCCGTCAGCGGGTGAGGCGATACCGTGCCGACTTCTTCGTTGAACCCGACCGCACCGTTCGCGTCCATCGCGAGGACGTCACCGATTTCGACGGAGAAGTCCGACCCGTCCCGCGAGAAGCTGATCGGGACGGTCGCGACGTCGGCCGACCTGACGTGTGTGTCGGCGACGGGCGCCCAGATTCCGCCGGCCCGGCCGAAGTAGATGTCCTCGACGGCCGCGCGCTGGTCGTCGTCGGCCGTTTCATCGACGAGCAGGACGACGTCCCACTCCGTCTCGGAGCCGAACATGACGCCCTCCTCTGTCGAGATGAGCATGCCGACGTCCACCCCGTCCAGATCGACGTCGCCGTATCTTCCCTCCTCGATGTGCCACGCCAGCGAGACGTTGCAGACGTCGTCGTCCGGTGGTTCCATCCAGACGCACTGGCACGCCACGTCGCAGTTGCAGGCTTCGACGTAGTCCCCCTTGATAGTCCACTCCTGTGTCATTGGCGAACACCGTGTTGGGTGACAACGCTGAGCACGATATAGTTACCTAGCGGGAATCGGTCACCCGGGTGAAACTGTCTGAACTGTCCCGGCTCCATCCCCGTACGTACTTTTAACTCGAGTCGCGCGCAACTCCCGGACATGAGCGCGTTCG
This region of Halorussus rarus genomic DNA includes:
- a CDS encoding DUF1326 domain-containing protein, whose translation is MTQEWTIKGDYVEACNCDVACQCVWMEPPDDDVCNVSLAWHIEEGRYGDVDLDGVDVGMLISTEEGVMFGSETEWDVVLLVDETADDDQRAAVEDIYFGRAGGIWAPVADTHVRSADVATVPISFSRDGSDFSVEIGDVLAMDANGAVGFNEEVGTVSPHPLTESHVVQTGKSTTATVAYDDQFEWDVSGNNAYLGDFELANS